In Massilistercora timonensis, the following are encoded in one genomic region:
- a CDS encoding ABC transporter permease, with protein MEESEKTATAFKNKELVLQITQTDMQGPSFRPDSEDISRSRQMSGGKINCTTAAFLVTFSGEDALEYAYILSDQKSSGSAYVGSRVRQWIREEKIPDVEEAEGKICIRGTWFQLEEVFSDHVLPLDCFDQPLETENSIILSAEELPVIGEEANVQCVMTIGNQKENGSVAEKLLQYLNEKYGEEYSFYFSNQQYEKEYLVEYLSLIPGYLGKVAVILIFIMAVGYAGILKLFFLKRMSELAICSACGASYKSLVKEVILEIGAICLGGCVIGMGAGTILTETVELGLPVRPDIRSYLIALVLALAMTFLQSGLVLLPLKKDGIYAALRETGK; from the coding sequence ATGGAAGAATCAGAAAAAACGGCGACAGCTTTCAAGAATAAAGAACTGGTCTTACAGATCACGCAGACAGATATGCAGGGGCCTTCCTTCAGGCCGGATTCGGAAGATATAAGCCGGAGCCGCCAGATGTCCGGTGGAAAGATAAACTGCACGACCGCCGCTTTTCTTGTGACCTTTTCCGGGGAAGATGCGCTGGAATATGCATATATATTATCCGATCAGAAAAGCAGCGGCAGCGCATACGTGGGCAGCCGGGTGCGACAGTGGATCCGGGAAGAAAAGATCCCGGATGTAGAGGAGGCGGAAGGAAAGATCTGTATCAGGGGAACGTGGTTTCAACTGGAGGAGGTATTTTCGGATCATGTGCTTCCCCTGGACTGCTTCGACCAACCACTTGAGACGGAGAACAGCATTATTCTTTCTGCGGAGGAGCTGCCGGTCATCGGTGAAGAAGCAAACGTGCAATGTGTCATGACCATTGGCAATCAGAAAGAAAACGGTTCCGTTGCGGAAAAACTGTTACAATATCTCAATGAAAAATATGGAGAGGAATACAGCTTTTATTTCTCAAATCAGCAGTATGAAAAAGAATACCTGGTAGAATATCTTTCGCTGATACCAGGATATCTTGGAAAAGTCGCTGTGATTCTCATTTTTATCATGGCTGTTGGATATGCGGGGATTCTGAAGCTGTTCTTTCTAAAACGGATGAGCGAACTGGCCATATGTTCTGCCTGCGGCGCTTCCTACAAGAGTTTGGTTAAAGAGGTGATCCTGGAAATTGGGGCGATCTGCCTTGGTGGATGTGTGATCGGAATGGGGGCTGGAACGATCCTTACGGAAACGGTAGAATTAGGACTTCCGGTCCGTCCGGATATCCGGTCCTATCTGATCGCGCTGGTGCTGGCGTTGGCGATGACTTTCCTGCAAAGCGGCCTGGTCCTCTTGCCGCTGAAAAAGGACGGTATCTATGCGGCGCTGA